In one window of Hymenobacter nivis DNA:
- a CDS encoding DNA-directed RNA polymerase subunit alpha — MSILAFQMPEKVVMEKSDDFTGTFEFKPLEKGYGVTIGNALRRILLSSLEGFAITSVRTNSVLHEFSTIEGVIEDMSEIILNLKMVRFKKVSDAIPDKITVRVKGQDTFSGADISKFASGFQVLNPDHVICHVDPSKELEFELTINRGRGYVPADENKQTDQVFGQIAIDAIYTPIKNVKYSIENTRVEQKTDYEKLVLEIQTDGSIHPEEALKGAANILIQHFMLFSDSTMATVGARVVEDEPIDEETMQMRKMLKTPLEDMELSVRAKNCLKAADIKTMGELVTLEIADMMKFRNFGKKSLTELENLVEERGLEFGMDLGKYRLEED, encoded by the coding sequence ATGTCAATCTTAGCTTTTCAGATGCCGGAGAAAGTAGTGATGGAGAAATCCGACGACTTCACCGGGACGTTTGAATTCAAACCGCTCGAGAAGGGCTACGGCGTGACCATCGGCAATGCGCTACGTCGTATTCTGCTGTCGTCGCTGGAAGGTTTTGCCATTACATCGGTGCGCACCAACAGCGTGCTGCACGAGTTCTCGACGATTGAGGGGGTGATTGAGGACATGTCCGAAATCATTCTGAATCTGAAAATGGTGCGCTTCAAGAAAGTGAGTGATGCCATTCCAGACAAAATTACGGTGCGCGTGAAAGGCCAGGACACCTTTTCGGGTGCTGATATCAGCAAGTTTGCCAGCGGCTTTCAGGTGTTAAACCCGGACCACGTGATCTGCCACGTTGACCCGAGCAAGGAGCTGGAATTCGAATTGACCATCAACCGTGGTCGTGGCTATGTGCCGGCTGACGAGAACAAGCAGACTGACCAAGTATTTGGTCAGATTGCCATTGATGCTATTTACACGCCTATTAAGAACGTGAAATATAGCATTGAGAACACTCGTGTGGAGCAAAAGACTGACTACGAGAAGCTTGTTCTCGAAATTCAGACCGATGGCTCTATTCATCCAGAGGAAGCATTGAAAGGTGCGGCTAACATTCTGATTCAGCATTTTATGCTGTTTTCGGACAGTACGATGGCTACCGTAGGAGCCCGTGTGGTGGAAGATGAGCCCATCGACGAGGAAACCATGCAGATGCGTAAAATGCTGAAAACTCCGTTGGAAGACATGGAGTTGAGCGTGCGCGCTAAGAACTGCCTAAAAGCTGCCGACATCAAGACGATGGGCGAGCTGGTGACCTTGGAGATTGCCGACATGATGAAGTTCCGGAACTTTGGTAAGAAGAGCCTGACTGAGTTGGAGAACTTGGTAGAGGAGCGCGGCCTGGAGTTCGGTATGGACCTCGGCAAGTACCGCCTCGAAGAAGACTAG
- a CDS encoding LytR/AlgR family response regulator transcription factor: MNILILEDEELAARQTVDFLVRAGLAPPAPPVLRSVAKALAWLETHPMPDLILSDIELLDGNVFGLYEQFRVTCPVIFTTAYDQFLLPAFRGNGIAYLLKPFDYAQFREALDKYQLLAGGPNAGAGAPVLGPPALSPEVLRALAQALHPPPGPQYKQRFSVRMRNGLYVLPVADVAYVQADAGVAFAVDAAGAHYPLAGTLAEVERQLDPAHFGRLNRSELVNIAFVARVEAYFNNRLAVQLRTKPAAVLTTSAAQTPEFRRWLEG, translated from the coding sequence ATGAACATCCTGATTCTGGAAGATGAAGAGCTGGCCGCCCGCCAAACGGTGGATTTTCTGGTCCGGGCGGGGCTGGCGCCGCCGGCCCCGCCCGTGCTGCGCAGCGTGGCCAAGGCCCTGGCCTGGCTGGAAACGCACCCCATGCCGGACCTGATTCTCTCTGACATTGAGCTGCTCGACGGCAACGTGTTTGGGCTCTACGAGCAGTTCCGGGTGACGTGCCCGGTCATCTTCACCACCGCCTACGACCAATTTTTGCTGCCCGCGTTCCGGGGCAACGGCATCGCCTACCTGCTCAAGCCGTTCGACTACGCCCAGTTTCGCGAAGCTTTGGACAAGTACCAGCTCTTGGCTGGGGGCCCCAACGCTGGCGCTGGGGCCCCGGTGCTAGGGCCCCCAGCGCTGAGCCCTGAAGTGCTGCGCGCATTGGCTCAGGCCCTGCACCCGCCGCCGGGGCCCCAATACAAGCAGCGGTTTTCGGTGCGGATGCGCAACGGCCTCTACGTGCTGCCCGTGGCCGACGTGGCCTACGTACAGGCAGATGCGGGCGTGGCCTTCGCCGTGGACGCGGCCGGCGCGCACTATCCGCTGGCCGGCACGCTGGCCGAGGTGGAGCGCCAGCTAGACCCCGCCCACTTTGGCCGCCTCAACCGCTCCGAGCTGGTTAACATTGCCTTCGTGGCGCGCGTGGAGGCGTACTTCAACAACCGGCTGGCGGTGCAGCTGCGCACCAAGCCCGCGGCGGTGCTCACCACCAGCGCCGCCCAAACGCCTGAGTTCCGGCGCTGGCTGGAAGGGTAG
- the rpmJ gene encoding 50S ribosomal protein L36: MKVKTSVKKRSVDCKLVRRNGKLYVINKKNPRYKQRQG, translated from the coding sequence ATGAAAGTCAAGACCTCGGTGAAAAAGCGCAGTGTGGACTGCAAACTCGTCCGCCGCAATGGCAAACTGTACGTCATCAACAAGAAGAACCCCCGTTATAAACAACGCCAGGGTTAA
- a CDS encoding FtsB family cell division protein: protein MKIPRVLVPVLRVVRSFYFLVGGAFLVWMVVFDANDLGKQFDIYRKYQDLLNEKQYYLDNIETVKSDRAELMSSPALLEKFAREKYLMKRPGEDLFIMVPEDAEGK from the coding sequence ATGAAAATACCCCGGGTTTTGGTGCCGGTGCTGCGCGTGGTGCGCAGCTTTTACTTCCTCGTAGGCGGGGCCTTTTTGGTGTGGATGGTGGTGTTCGACGCCAACGACCTGGGCAAGCAGTTCGACATCTACCGAAAGTACCAGGACCTGCTGAATGAAAAGCAGTACTACCTCGACAACATCGAAACCGTGAAGAGTGACCGCGCCGAGCTGATGAGCAGCCCCGCGCTGCTGGAGAAATTTGCCCGCGAAAAATACCTGATGAAGCGCCCCGGCGAGGACCTGTTCATCATGGTGCCCGAAGACGCCGAGGGCAAGTGA
- the rpsD gene encoding 30S ribosomal protein S4 encodes MARYTGPTSKIARRFAEPIFGPDKALNKKNYPPGQHGRGRRKKQSEYAVQLMEKQKVKYMYGMLEKQFENLFHKAASLPGITGDNLLSLLEARLDNTVYRLGIASTRRAARQLVGHKHITVNGEVVNIPSYHLRAGDIVAVREKSKSLEAISTSLSVRNSRQFSWLEWDGKELAGKFVNAPSRELIPEKITEQLIVELYSK; translated from the coding sequence ATGGCACGTTACACCGGCCCCACGTCCAAAATTGCCCGTCGCTTCGCCGAGCCGATTTTCGGCCCGGACAAGGCTCTCAACAAGAAGAATTATCCTCCGGGCCAGCACGGCCGCGGCCGCCGTAAGAAGCAGTCGGAATACGCTGTGCAGCTGATGGAGAAGCAGAAAGTAAAGTACATGTATGGGATGCTCGAGAAGCAATTCGAGAACCTGTTCCATAAAGCAGCAAGCTTGCCCGGTATTACGGGTGATAACCTGCTGAGCTTGCTGGAGGCGCGCCTCGACAATACGGTTTACCGTTTGGGCATTGCTTCGACCCGTCGTGCTGCTCGTCAGTTGGTGGGTCACAAGCACATCACGGTGAATGGTGAGGTGGTAAACATTCCTTCATATCATTTACGTGCCGGCGACATCGTGGCTGTGCGCGAGAAATCGAAGTCGCTGGAAGCTATTTCTACGAGTCTTTCGGTTCGCAACTCGCGCCAGTTTTCGTGGCTGGAGTGGGATGGCAAAGAACTGGCTGGCAAATTTGTGAATGCACCTTCGCGCGAGTTGATCCCTGAGAAAATCACGGAGCAGCTCATCGTCGAATTGTATTCAAAGTAA
- the rpsM gene encoding 30S ribosomal protein S13, which yields MARIAGVDIPDNKRGEIALTYIFGIGRSNSQKILVKAGVDINKKVKDWTEEESGAIRAIIAAEHKTEGVLRSEVTTNIKRLMDIGCYRGLRHRKGLPVRGQRTKNNSRTRKGKRKTVAGKKKATK from the coding sequence ATGGCTCGTATCGCAGGGGTTGATATCCCGGACAACAAGCGCGGCGAAATCGCCCTGACTTACATTTTCGGCATCGGCCGAAGCAATTCCCAGAAAATTCTGGTGAAAGCAGGTGTCGACATTAATAAGAAAGTGAAGGATTGGACTGAAGAAGAGTCTGGTGCTATTCGCGCAATTATTGCTGCCGAACATAAGACTGAAGGCGTACTGCGCTCGGAGGTAACTACTAACATCAAGCGATTGATGGACATCGGTTGCTACCGTGGTTTGCGTCACCGCAAAGGGCTGCCCGTACGTGGCCAGCGCACTAAAAACAACTCGCGTACCCGCAAGGGCAAGCGCAAGACCGTAGCCGGCAAGAAGAAGGCAACGAAATAA
- the eno gene encoding phosphopyruvate hydratase encodes MSIISQIHARQIFDSRGNPTIEVDVTTDSGATGRAAVPSGASTGVHEAVELRDGDKAMYQGKGVLKAVENVNTTLAEELVGFSVYEQGLIDKIMIELDGTPNKGNLGANAILGVSLAAARAAAQDAGMPLYRYVGGMGATTLPVPMMNILNGGSHADNKIDFQEFMVMPVGASSFSEALRWGTDIFHTLKTVLKKKGYSTNVGDEGGFAPDIQSNEEAIQIVLQAIEQAGYKPGEQVMIALDPAASEFFEDGHYHFKKSTGDKLTPEQMVNYWADWVNKYPIISLEDGLAEDDWAGWKMVTEKLGKKIQLVGDDLFVTNVERIQKGIDEHIANAILIKVNQIGTLTETIAAVNLGRRNGYKSIMSHRSGETEDSTIADLAVALNTGQIKTGSASRSDRMAKYNQLLRIEEELGEIAYFPGRKM; translated from the coding sequence ATGAGCATCATTTCGCAAATCCACGCCCGCCAGATTTTTGATTCGCGCGGCAACCCCACCATCGAAGTTGACGTGACCACCGACAGCGGGGCCACGGGCCGTGCCGCTGTGCCCAGCGGGGCCAGCACCGGCGTGCACGAAGCCGTGGAGCTGCGCGACGGCGACAAAGCCATGTACCAGGGCAAGGGCGTGCTCAAGGCGGTGGAGAACGTGAACACCACGCTGGCCGAAGAGCTGGTGGGCTTCTCGGTGTACGAGCAGGGGCTGATCGATAAAATCATGATCGAGCTCGACGGCACTCCTAACAAGGGCAACCTCGGGGCCAACGCCATCCTGGGCGTGAGCCTGGCCGCCGCCCGCGCCGCTGCCCAAGACGCCGGTATGCCGCTCTACCGCTACGTGGGCGGCATGGGCGCCACTACGTTGCCCGTGCCGATGATGAACATCCTCAACGGCGGCTCGCACGCCGACAACAAGATTGACTTTCAGGAATTTATGGTGATGCCTGTGGGCGCCAGTTCCTTCTCGGAGGCGCTGCGCTGGGGCACCGACATCTTCCACACCCTCAAAACGGTGCTGAAGAAAAAAGGCTACAGCACCAACGTGGGCGACGAAGGCGGCTTTGCCCCCGACATCCAGAGCAACGAAGAGGCCATCCAGATTGTGCTGCAAGCCATCGAGCAGGCCGGCTACAAGCCCGGCGAGCAGGTGATGATTGCCCTGGATCCCGCCGCGTCGGAGTTCTTCGAAGATGGCCACTACCACTTCAAAAAGAGCACCGGCGACAAGCTCACGCCTGAGCAAATGGTGAACTACTGGGCCGACTGGGTCAACAAGTACCCGATTATCAGCCTGGAAGACGGCCTTGCCGAAGACGACTGGGCGGGCTGGAAAATGGTGACCGAAAAGCTGGGCAAAAAAATCCAGCTCGTGGGCGACGACCTGTTCGTGACCAACGTGGAGCGCATTCAGAAGGGCATCGACGAGCACATTGCCAACGCCATCCTCATCAAAGTCAACCAGATCGGTACCCTTACTGAGACGATTGCCGCCGTGAACCTGGGCCGTCGCAACGGCTACAAGTCCATCATGAGCCACCGCTCGGGCGAAACCGAAGACAGCACCATCGCCGACCTGGCCGTGGCCCTGAACACCGGCCAGATCAAAACTGGCTCGGCCTCGCGCTCCGACCGCATGGCTAAATACAACCAGCTGCTGCGCATCGAGGAAGAGCTGGGCGAAATCGCCTACTTCCCCGGCCGCAAAATGTAG
- a CDS encoding sensor histidine kinase yields MLLGWLGCGWLLAGPAGARPGPLAADTLFLQAVNDGPWNHYFAYCLDACAQPNSGAEAAALWAAGQFRGVPPGRVFQVGYTQDRLWLRATVVNTLPQRTRFVWSLYTFVDSATLFVQPGGRGVPRLVAATSGRVVAAQRGFPARANCLPFWLEAQAQAVVYLRVDNHTGALYLPTDLTTAEDYLAYESGFFMTKNWVWLLGVYLSSALFNLLLYAFLRDRIHLWYGAYVFFITWFLLMEDGLDAWLLPPWAYGLGWRLGQYSVLLLALACGLRIMGLFVRLRQGWPRLYRFSVGLSVGAVACAGAYALLFGPVLARAPSGLVWLNGAREVLLWALLAAGTGVLGVVWARGRPPQRRLAALYGLTYSCFFLGSINFLLNRSGLTNIHVADPNGLAWGLALELLALSALLTGRFRHTLRQNAELRVRQLRERAVAGQRLIGAQEEERAALARELHDALAPGLTALHLAWQGRLVRQALALAPPLLAEAHAQTEALLRQLRHDVRTLSHVLLPIPADELLPLPQALALLVETLALTDDGPRVTARCDPGADGLPAPLAQAAYRIVAELLHNALRHAQASYVHVGVRCLHTGLCITVADDGRGFDPHGPAPHRGGLGLRGVQARASYLRGRVLISSQPGQGTVVTVELPVF; encoded by the coding sequence GTGCTGCTTGGCTGGTTAGGGTGCGGCTGGCTGCTGGCCGGGCCGGCCGGGGCCCGCCCGGGGCCCCTGGCCGCCGATACCTTATTCCTGCAAGCCGTGAACGACGGGCCTTGGAACCACTACTTTGCCTACTGCCTCGACGCCTGTGCCCAGCCCAACAGCGGGGCCGAAGCGGCGGCGCTGTGGGCCGCCGGGCAGTTCCGGGGGGTGCCGCCGGGGCGCGTGTTTCAGGTGGGCTACACCCAGGACCGGCTGTGGCTGCGGGCCACTGTGGTGAACACGCTGCCCCAGCGCACCCGCTTCGTGTGGAGCCTGTACACGTTTGTGGACAGTGCCACGCTCTTTGTGCAGCCCGGCGGGCGGGGCGTGCCGCGCTTGGTGGCGGCCACCAGCGGGCGGGTAGTGGCCGCCCAGCGCGGGTTTCCGGCGCGGGCCAATTGCCTGCCGTTCTGGCTCGAAGCCCAGGCCCAGGCCGTGGTGTACCTGCGCGTGGACAACCACACCGGGGCCCTATACCTGCCCACCGACCTGACGACGGCCGAGGACTACCTGGCCTACGAGTCGGGGTTTTTCATGACCAAAAACTGGGTGTGGCTACTGGGCGTGTACTTGAGCAGCGCCTTGTTCAACCTCCTCCTCTACGCCTTTCTGCGCGACCGCATCCACCTCTGGTACGGGGCCTACGTGTTCTTCATCACCTGGTTTTTGCTGATGGAAGACGGCCTCGATGCCTGGCTGCTGCCGCCGTGGGCTTACGGGTTGGGCTGGCGGCTGGGGCAGTACAGCGTGCTGCTGCTGGCCCTGGCCTGCGGGCTGCGCATCATGGGGCTGTTTGTGCGGCTGCGGCAGGGCTGGCCCCGCCTGTACCGCTTCAGCGTGGGGCTGAGCGTAGGGGCAGTGGCGTGCGCGGGGGCCTACGCCCTGCTGTTCGGGCCCGTGCTGGCGCGGGCCCCGTCGGGCCTGGTTTGGCTGAACGGTGCCCGCGAGGTGCTGCTGTGGGCGCTGCTGGCCGCTGGTACCGGGGTACTGGGCGTGGTGTGGGCGCGGGGGCGGCCGCCGCAGCGGCGGCTGGCGGCGCTCTACGGGCTCACGTACAGCTGCTTTTTCCTGGGCAGCATCAACTTTTTGCTGAACCGCTCGGGGCTGACCAACATCCACGTCGCCGACCCCAACGGCTTGGCCTGGGGCCTGGCCCTGGAGCTGCTCGCGCTGAGCGCCCTGCTCACGGGCCGCTTCCGCCACACGCTGCGCCAGAACGCCGAGCTGCGCGTGCGCCAGCTGCGCGAGCGGGCGGTGGCCGGCCAGCGCCTTATCGGGGCCCAGGAGGAGGAGCGCGCGGCCCTGGCCCGCGAGCTGCACGACGCCCTGGCCCCCGGCCTCACCGCCCTGCACCTGGCCTGGCAGGGCCGGCTGGTACGGCAGGCCCTGGCCCTGGCCCCGCCGCTGCTGGCCGAGGCCCACGCCCAAACCGAGGCCCTGCTGCGCCAGCTGCGCCACGACGTGCGCACCCTTAGCCACGTGCTGCTGCCCATCCCGGCCGACGAGTTGCTGCCCTTGCCCCAGGCCCTGGCTCTGCTCGTCGAAACCCTCGCCCTAACCGACGATGGCCCCCGCGTGACGGCCCGCTGCGACCCCGGCGCCGACGGCCTGCCCGCGCCCCTGGCCCAGGCCGCCTACCGCATTGTGGCCGAGCTGCTGCACAACGCCCTGCGCCACGCCCAGGCCAGCTACGTGCACGTGGGCGTGCGCTGCCTCCACACCGGCCTGTGCATCACTGTGGCCGACGACGGGCGGGGCTTCGACCCCCACGGCCCGGCCCCGCACCGCGGGGGCCTGGGCCTACGCGGCGTGCAGGCCCGTGCCAGCTATTTGCGCGGCCGGGTGCTCATCAGCAGCCAGCCCGGCCAGGGCACGGTCGTTACCGTCGAGCTACCAGTGTTTTAA
- a CDS encoding response regulator — protein MPCHLILVDDHPALTRGLAALFSQEPDLAVSGQFATGGALLAFLEGAPALPADVLLLDLHLPPPHDGLALLPRLRRQWPALRVLVFSSATSPGLVAQVAAAGAHGFLDKSAEATDLLAAIRAVHAGQRVFPARPGPRAAAAPHPAAEALLRLHQLSAREREIIGLVCEGLSSRAIAARLSLAEVTVATHRRNLMQKLGLHGVAELMRFAHEHGL, from the coding sequence ATGCCATGCCATTTAATTCTCGTGGACGACCACCCGGCCCTGACGCGGGGCCTGGCCGCGCTCTTCAGCCAAGAGCCAGACTTGGCGGTGAGCGGGCAGTTTGCCACCGGCGGGGCCCTGCTGGCGTTCCTGGAAGGGGCCCCCGCGCTGCCGGCCGATGTGCTGCTGCTCGACTTGCACCTGCCGCCGCCCCACGACGGCCTGGCCCTGCTGCCGCGCCTGCGCCGCCAGTGGCCGGCGCTGCGGGTGCTGGTGTTCAGCAGCGCCACCTCGCCCGGGCTGGTGGCGCAGGTGGCGGCGGCCGGGGCCCACGGCTTCCTCGACAAATCGGCGGAGGCCACCGACTTGCTGGCTGCCATCCGGGCCGTGCACGCGGGGCAGCGGGTGTTTCCGGCCCGGCCGGGGCCCCGGGCCGCCGCCGCGCCCCACCCGGCCGCCGAGGCCCTGCTGCGCCTGCATCAGCTCTCGGCGCGCGAGCGCGAAATCATCGGTCTCGTGTGCGAGGGCCTCTCCTCCCGCGCCATTGCCGCACGCCTCTCGCTGGCCGAAGTCACGGTGGCCACCCACCGCCGCAACCTGATGCAGAAGTTGGGCCTGCACGGCGTGGCTGAGCTGATGCGCTTTGCCCACGAGCACGGCTTATAA
- the rpsK gene encoding 30S ribosomal protein S11, with protein MAQKRKDKAKKRVVVVEQVGQVHIRASFNNIIISITNNNGQVISWASAGKMGFRGSKKNTPYAAQMAMSDCGKVAHDLGMRKAEVFVKGPGSGRESAIRALGNVGIEVTTIRDVTPLPHNGCRPPKRRRV; from the coding sequence ATGGCACAAAAAAGAAAAGACAAAGCCAAGAAGCGCGTTGTCGTGGTGGAGCAGGTTGGACAGGTGCACATTCGTGCTTCGTTCAACAATATTATTATCTCCATCACGAACAACAACGGGCAAGTGATTTCGTGGGCTTCAGCCGGCAAAATGGGCTTCCGTGGTTCGAAGAAGAATACGCCTTACGCCGCCCAAATGGCGATGAGCGATTGTGGCAAGGTTGCCCATGATTTGGGTATGCGCAAAGCCGAAGTGTTCGTGAAGGGCCCTGGTTCGGGCCGTGAGTCGGCCATTCGTGCCTTGGGTAACGTGGGCATTGAGGTGACGACCATCCGCGACGTAACGCCGCTGCCGCACAACGGCTGCCGCCCGCCCAAGCGCCGTCGCGTCTGA
- the rplQ gene encoding 50S ribosomal protein L17 has protein sequence MRHGKKINHLGRTTAHRHAMLSNMATSLIMHKRVTTTVAKAKALRQYVEPLLTKSKEDTTHSRRLVFAQLQEKEAIKELFGEVAGKIANRPGGYTRIIKLSASRLGDNADMCVIELVDYNDTLLEAKNATAEKATTTRRSRRRSGGAAPVAGDAAVTSATEVKGEAVAPDATVQQSAPEDTPTETVKDGESRDEAKADA, from the coding sequence ATGCGGCACGGAAAAAAGATTAATCATTTGGGCCGGACTACCGCCCATCGCCACGCGATGCTGTCGAACATGGCAACGTCGCTCATCATGCATAAGCGTGTAACCACGACTGTAGCTAAGGCTAAGGCCCTGCGCCAGTACGTGGAGCCGCTGCTCACTAAGTCGAAAGAGGACACGACGCACTCGCGCCGCCTGGTGTTTGCCCAGTTGCAGGAGAAAGAGGCCATCAAGGAATTGTTCGGTGAAGTGGCGGGCAAAATTGCCAACCGCCCCGGCGGTTATACCCGCATCATTAAGCTGAGTGCTTCGCGCCTTGGTGATAACGCCGACATGTGCGTGATTGAACTGGTGGACTACAACGACACCCTGCTAGAAGCTAAAAACGCTACCGCTGAGAAAGCTACCACGACGCGTCGTTCGCGCCGCCGCTCGGGTGGTGCCGCGCCAGTTGCCGGCGACGCCGCTGTGACTTCGGCCACCGAAGTGAAGGGTGAGGCCGTCGCTCCTGACGCTACCGTGCAGCAGTCGGCTCCGGAAGATACCCCCACCGAAACGGTGAAGGATGGCGAGAGCCGCGACGAGGCCAAAGCCGACGCGTAA
- a CDS encoding erythromycin esterase family protein has product MKVTLLLRYTLLWAVLLLDTPGVRAQTAAPESVFAGAPLETIEAGREAFALFDKAFYTNQLFLLGESHGVRGPQDVDFALLKHLNARAGVRTYMAEVDCAKAFYLNEYLRTGQDSALRLVFRSWMAGRAQWANQEFYRKIQRIRFLNLTLPTARRIRFVGLDELQDLPLAADYVTALLRTSPLAPGLRSRVDSVVAVLRQLGAPGLMGVARRTLASMGPNVEYDDLRHALANAGYDLRAGRREDNIFANFQALMQTKRLAHEKLYGMWGLGHVLQSPLQNGFLDLAARIRQSALPVHDKVASVLCVFSECRMLYPTDGLPGPWQAAGQPYTTTDKFNHDGPLVTIIGLAELKQRTAPGSTTLVRLDAPGAAATRQPIQLRYAPGMPPEQQIQFRPELPATAYVQYLVLVRGSGPVTPLGAPGAAATSLR; this is encoded by the coding sequence ATGAAAGTCACCCTGCTTCTGCGTTACACATTGCTTTGGGCCGTGCTGCTGCTGGATACCCCGGGAGTCCGGGCGCAAACCGCTGCGCCGGAATCTGTATTTGCCGGGGCCCCGTTGGAAACTATTGAGGCGGGAAGGGAGGCGTTTGCGCTGTTCGACAAAGCGTTTTATACCAATCAGTTATTTTTGCTGGGCGAATCGCACGGGGTGCGAGGGCCCCAGGACGTTGATTTTGCCCTACTAAAGCACCTGAATGCCCGGGCGGGAGTGCGCACCTACATGGCAGAAGTGGACTGCGCCAAGGCATTTTACCTAAACGAGTACCTGCGCACGGGCCAGGATAGTGCCTTGCGACTCGTGTTCAGGAGTTGGATGGCCGGCCGGGCGCAGTGGGCCAACCAGGAGTTTTACCGGAAAATTCAACGCATCAGGTTCCTGAACCTTACGCTGCCGACGGCGCGGCGCATTCGGTTCGTGGGGCTCGACGAGTTGCAGGACTTGCCGCTGGCGGCCGATTACGTCACGGCGCTGCTGCGCACGTCGCCGTTGGCTCCTGGGCTGCGCAGCCGCGTCGATTCGGTGGTGGCGGTGCTGCGGCAGCTAGGGGCCCCGGGGCTAATGGGGGTGGCGCGGCGGACGTTGGCCAGCATGGGGCCAAACGTTGAGTACGACGATTTGCGCCACGCGCTGGCGAATGCGGGCTACGATCTGCGCGCGGGGCGGCGAGAGGATAACATCTTTGCAAATTTCCAGGCGTTGATGCAGACCAAGCGGCTGGCCCACGAGAAGCTGTATGGGATGTGGGGCCTGGGCCACGTGTTGCAAAGCCCCCTGCAAAACGGCTTTTTAGACTTGGCGGCTCGCATTCGGCAGAGTGCGCTGCCGGTGCACGATAAAGTGGCGTCGGTGCTGTGCGTGTTCAGCGAGTGCCGGATGCTATACCCGACGGACGGCCTGCCGGGGCCCTGGCAAGCGGCGGGGCAGCCGTACACTACCACCGATAAATTCAACCATGACGGGCCCCTGGTGACGATAATCGGCCTGGCCGAATTGAAGCAGCGCACCGCGCCGGGCAGCACCACGCTGGTGCGGCTCGACGCGCCGGGAGCCGCCGCTACCCGCCAGCCCATCCAACTGCGCTACGCGCCGGGGATGCCGCCGGAGCAGCAGATACAGTTCCGCCCCGAGCTGCCGGCTACGGCCTACGTGCAGTACCTGGTGCTGGTGCGCGGCTCGGGCCCGGTGACGCCGCTGGGGGCCCCGGGAGCGGCGGCAACCAGCCTCCGCTAA
- a CDS encoding sensor histidine kinase, whose protein sequence is MNAFPAAPRLSRSDLGLVAAYWLVVGPILLVQYEADTGWGWARALPVVGATVLFDTATMGVLVGGLLPLFLNRRHWLGLALLPLFLLLSGWAYVSLYGALLGHTGPLSGVWLVLGAVAHAKSYGLLAVLLTGKRYFEAQKKVLQLRQAQTESELRHLKAQIDPHFLFNNLNVLRGLIQHDPAEAHEYLTRFAALYRFLIRHKDDDFVTLAEELQFVDEYIYLLRHRFGAAYEFRQELPAAAELHRLLVVPGTVQLLVENAIKHNAGGDDDPLRITIGATAGALRVVHPRRPKRTAVDSLGTGLANLRERYRLLAGQEIAITATAATFAVAVPLVALAPGPPSLPCDEHPDSGR, encoded by the coding sequence ATGAATGCTTTTCCTGCCGCGCCGCGGCTTTCGCGCTCGGACCTGGGGCTGGTAGCCGCGTACTGGCTCGTGGTGGGGCCCATTCTGCTGGTGCAGTACGAGGCCGATACCGGCTGGGGCTGGGCCCGGGCGCTGCCGGTGGTGGGGGCCACGGTGCTGTTCGATACTGCTACGATGGGCGTGCTGGTGGGGGGCCTGCTGCCGCTGTTCCTGAACCGGCGGCACTGGCTGGGCCTGGCACTACTGCCCCTGTTTTTGCTGCTGAGCGGCTGGGCGTACGTCAGCCTCTACGGGGCCCTGCTGGGGCACACAGGGCCGCTTTCGGGGGTGTGGCTGGTGCTGGGGGCCGTGGCCCACGCCAAAAGCTACGGCCTGCTGGCCGTACTGCTGACGGGCAAGCGCTACTTTGAGGCCCAGAAAAAGGTATTGCAGCTGCGGCAGGCCCAGACCGAAAGCGAGCTGCGCCACCTCAAAGCCCAAATTGACCCACACTTTCTGTTCAACAACCTCAACGTGCTGCGGGGCCTCATTCAGCACGACCCGGCCGAGGCCCACGAGTACCTGACCCGCTTCGCCGCGCTCTACCGCTTTTTGATTCGCCACAAAGACGACGATTTTGTGACGCTGGCCGAGGAGCTGCAATTCGTGGACGAATACATTTACCTGCTGCGCCACCGCTTCGGCGCGGCCTACGAGTTCCGGCAGGAGCTGCCCGCGGCGGCCGAGCTGCACCGGCTGCTGGTGGTGCCGGGCACGGTGCAGCTGCTGGTGGAAAACGCCATCAAGCACAATGCCGGCGGCGACGACGATCCGCTGCGCATCACCATCGGGGCCACCGCTGGGGCCCTGCGCGTGGTCCACCCGCGCCGGCCCAAGCGTACGGCCGTCGACTCGCTGGGCACGGGGCTGGCCAACCTGCGCGAGCGGTACCGGCTGCTGGCCGGCCAGGAAATTGCCATCACGGCCACCGCCGCCACCTTTGCCGTGGCCGTGCCACTGGTGGCGCTGGCCCCGGGGCCCCCAAGCCTGCCTTGCGATGAACATCCTGATTCTGGAAGATGA